The proteins below are encoded in one region of Bombus terrestris chromosome 7, iyBomTerr1.2, whole genome shotgun sequence:
- the LOC110120082 gene encoding uncharacterized protein LOC110120082, translating into MRHWELMRGYPEIEKETPEAIEDLMETISVNLKALERLGQSIDVLDKRASPIRARALLDTGSSMNFMTEKFANSLADLQTDLSRFWEIDEGPSTTHLSESELQCEEHFRNHVRRNKEGRYIVALPFNEKLPTLGTSKSVAMSRLAALSRRFQRDKQFEAAYNTVIQEYLDLGHMTKIPHTQPSNNGYYLPHHGVIKESSNTTKLRVVFDGSAISTTGVSLNDTLHTGPKLQEDLVEILLRFRSHQYVLTGDIEKMYRQILVRPDDRKYQLILWRNSNGEIDTYQLNTVTFGLSAAPYLALRCLKQLAEDEGDRFPRASSVVQRDFYVDDALTGADTKEELIAVRHELTDLLRSGGLNIREWASNDKDILRGLSEKDTNRTLQLGESQTLKTLGIYWNSQDDTILYSVAPTATITRVTKRSISSVIARIYDPLGLLAPVIVRAKILLQRVWALKLDWDESLPSELHTEWDRYYIQLPLLSDTRFPRKTVVKAATQIELHGFCDASEKAYGACIYLRSRSSDGRIETQLLTARSKVAPLKSLTIPRLELSGALLLTSLMSMVKTSLTIDVSRIVYWTDSTIVLQWIKSSPHTLKTFVANRVAEIQAKTNIADWRHVPTDDNPADLISRGQAPKEFLRPNIWKHGPEWLKQQPENWPIWIPTPSGDIPEQKKTICLTTNNNDNPLLHRYSSWTRLIRVVAWCLRWKHKQHLAAHLTTDELTRAHNRVIKIIQSGHFATEIRTLQKDRSRDVGGKLQPLNPFLDEDGILRVGGRLTNSSIPFNQKHPIILPKASVTELIIDQEHRKNHHTGTQATLYAVRLRYWPIDGRSQVWRTIKRCVRCCRANPPPVEYLMGDLPEARITESRPFTNVGIDYCGPFYIKERRDRNRRKIKIYAAIFVCLATKAVHIELVSDLTTDAFLAALRRFISRRGHCATILTDNGTNFVGANRELQELRTLLQSDDHKERDSSIRAAIKLAAHPPDQTAVLEQMASRVPQRANPPQ; encoded by the exons ATGCGCCATTGGGAATTGATGCGCGGTTATcccgaaatagaaaaggaaactcCTGAAGCCATTGAGGATTTGATGGAAACCATCAGCGTAAATCTCAAAGCGCTCGAAAGATTAGGACAGTCG ATCGATGTGCTAGACAAGAGGGCATCTCCAATTCGAGCCAGAGCACTGCTAGATACTGGCTCTAGTATGAATTTCATGACTGAGAAATTCGCAAACTCCCtcg CCGATCTACAAACGGATCTCTCGCGATTctgggaaatcgacgagggaccaTCCACTACACATTTATCAGAATCGGAATTACAGTGCGAAGAACATTTCCGTAACCATGTCCGACGCAACAAGGAAGGGCGATATATCGTCGCCCTGCCCTTCAACGAGAAGCTTCCCACACTTGGGACATCAAAGTCCGTTGCAATGAGTAGACTCGCCGCTCTTTCTCGCCGGTTCCAACGCGATAAGCAATTCGAAGCCGCGTACAACACGGTGATCCAAGAATATTTAGACTTAGGTCATATGACCAAGATTCCGCACACTCAGCCCTCAAATAATGGTTACTATTTGCCGCATCACGGCGTGATAAAGGAATCGAGCAACACCACTAAACTCCGGGTAGTGTTCGATGGATCAGCAATCAGCACCACCGGAGTTTCTCTCAACGACACTCTGCATACCGGACCCAAACTCCAAGAAGATCTGGTTGAAATTCTGCTGAGATTCCGATCACACCAGTATGTCCTAACGGGTGACATCGAGAAGATGTATCGACAAATTCTCGTACGCCCAGACGATCGTAAATATCAGCTGATTCTATGGCGCAATTCCAACGGGGAAATCGATACTTATCAGCTCAACACCGTGACCTTCGGACTATCAGCTGCCCCATATTTAGCACTCCGCTGCCTGAAACAACTAGCAGAAGACGAAGGAGATCGATTTCCGCGAGCGTCATCGGTTGTACAGCGTGATTTCTATGTCGACGACGCCCTCACCGGGGCCGATACAAAGGAAGAGTTAATAGCGGTACGACACGAACTCACGGACCTTCTCAGATCGGGCGGCTTAAACATCCGTGAATGGGCATCTAACGATAAGGACATACTGCGTGGACTATCCGAGAAAGATACAAATCGAACACTACAATTGGGTGAGTCACAGACATTGAAAACTCTAGGTATCTATTGGAATTCCCAGGATGACACAATACTATACTCAGTTGCACCCACAGCGACCATCACCCGTGTCACAAAGCGATCAATAAGTTCGGTGATAGCCCGAATTTATGATCCACTAGGATTGCTCGCGCCAGTGATTGTCAGAGCCAAAATATTGCTTCAACGCGTCTGGGCATTAAAACTAGACTGGGATGAATCCTTGCCATCCGAGTTGCATACAGAATGGGACCGATACTATATCCAACTACCCTTGCTTAGTGATACTCGATTTCCTCGCAAAACGGTGGTCAAGGCAGCTACTCAGATAGAACTACACGGTTTTTGCGACGCCAGTGAAAAGGCATACGGGGCATGTATATATCTGCGCAGTCGCAGCTCGGATGGACGTATCGAAACCCAATTACTCACCGCGCGATCAAAGGTCGCGCCGCTAAAATCCCTGACAATCCCAAGACTCGAATTAAGCGGAGCATTGCTCCTCACCTCGCTAATGTCCATGGTAAAGACTTCCCTCACTATAGAcgtttctcgaatagtttattgGACAGATTCGACTATCGTGCTCCAGTGGATCAAGTCCTCGCCACATACGTTAAAAACATTCGTAGCGAACCGCGTGGCCGAGATCCAAGCGAAAACCAACATCGCCGATTGGCGGCATGTGCCTACGGATGACAACCCAGCGGATCTGATCTCCCGAGGGCAGGCTCCCAAGGAATTCCTGCGTCCAAACATCTGGAAACACGGACCCGAATGGCTCAAGCAGCAGCCGGAGAACTGGCCGATCTGGATCCCTACACCGTCGGGGGACATCCCGGAACAGAAAAAAACGATCTGTCTAACgacgaataacaacgataacCCCCTCCTCCACCGATACTCGTCCTGGACCAGACTAATCAGAGTCGTCGCTTGGTGTCTTCGatggaaacataaacaacacctAGCTGCCCATCTAACAACAGACGAATTAACCAGGGCTCACAACAGGGTGATCAAAATCATACAATCCGGTCATTTTGCGACGGAAATTCGGACACTACAGAAAGATCGAAGCAGGGACGTTGGAGGAAAACTACAGCCATTAAATCCCTTCCTCGACGAAGATGGGATATTACGAGTCGGAGGACGACTAACCAACTCTTCTATACCCTTCAATCAAAAACACCCCATTATATTGCCCAAAGCATCTGTTACAGAGCTCATCATAGACCAGGAGCATCGGAAAAACCACCACACCGGGACACAAGCTACCCTGTACGCGGTAAGATTGCGCTATTGGCCGATCGACGGTCGTAGCCAAGTGTGGCGTACCATTAAAAGGTGCGTCCGCTGCTGCAGAGCCAACCCGCCGCCAGTGGAATATTTGATGGGTGATTTGCCAGAGGCGCGCATTACCGAATCGCGTCCGTTtacgaacgtcggaatcgaCTACTGCGGCCCATTCTACATCAAGGAGAGGAGGGATCGCAaccgacgtaaaataaaaatatacgctgCCATATTCGTTTGTCTAGCAACCAAGGCTGTCCACATAGAGCTAGTCAGCGATCTAACCACCGACGCTTTCCTAGCCGCCTTACGTCGATTCATTTCGCGGCGAGGACATTGCGCAACCATCCTTACCGACAATGGCACCAATTTCGTCGGGGCCAACCGGGAGCTGCAAGAACTCCGGACCCTATTGCAGTCTGACGACCACAAGGAGAGG GACAGTTCCATCAGGGCGGCTATCAAGTTGGCAGCGCATCCACCAGATCAAACAGCAGTTCTGGAGCAGATGGCATCGAGAGTACCTCAACGAGCTAACCCGCCGCAATAA